One Patescibacteria group bacterium genomic region harbors:
- a CDS encoding DUF1508 domain-containing protein, whose amino-acid sequence MAKFVIYRDIAGQYRWRLVANNGEKVAASEAYVSRQGALNSAQRVKILAVSATIVNNTTSELVRRLLNR is encoded by the coding sequence ATGGCAAAATTTGTCATATATCGCGATATTGCCGGACAATATCGCTGGCGACTTGTAGCCAATAACGGCGAAAAAGTTGCCGCAAGCGAGGCCTATGTCTCACGACAAGGCGCTCTAAATTCGGCACAACGCGTCAAAATTCTGGCGGTTTCAGCAACCATAGTGAATAATACCACATCGGAGCTGGTTAGAAGATTGCTGAATAGGTAA